In Thermosynechococcus sichuanensis E542, a single genomic region encodes these proteins:
- a CDS encoding MFS transporter: MVVLLKLPPFVRQTLLRLVLAGLLFWSSIAAMLPTLPLYIAEKGGTPHQVGFVMGAFAVGLICSRSWLGPLADRQGRKITLLIGLAVAAIAPLFYIVSHNLPLLVAVRLLHGVSIAGFTTGYMALVTDIAPPAHRGEIIGYTSLVHPIGVALGPSLGSWLQMNYSHSWVFIVASSLAALGFMAAAGVRVVNIPQDSGVSRPEKTLFWRLLLSERLRIPSLVMLSVGLTFGTIATFIPLFIAAERLDISAGLFYSVAAIASFIGRVATGSASDRWGRGIFISASLACYVVSMVLLAQAQTPLEILWAAILEGLAGGVLIPMVAALMADRSTIDERGRVLSLSLGGFDLGMALAGPLLGGLIDPLGYRLIFRMAALFSLLGLTCFLTASSKSLPDSLRFALGMGRDRYAL, translated from the coding sequence GTGGTTGTCCTGTTGAAACTACCCCCATTCGTGCGCCAAACCTTGCTCAGGCTTGTACTGGCCGGTCTATTGTTTTGGTCTAGCATCGCTGCAATGTTACCCACCTTACCCCTCTACATTGCTGAGAAGGGGGGCACGCCCCATCAGGTGGGGTTTGTTATGGGTGCCTTTGCCGTTGGACTCATTTGCTCTCGCTCTTGGTTAGGGCCTCTAGCCGATCGCCAAGGACGTAAAATTACACTGCTCATTGGCCTTGCCGTGGCGGCGATCGCTCCCCTGTTTTATATCGTCAGCCACAACCTACCCCTCCTTGTTGCAGTGCGCCTTCTCCATGGCGTGAGCATTGCTGGCTTTACCACCGGCTACATGGCACTGGTGACGGATATTGCCCCACCTGCGCATCGTGGCGAAATCATTGGCTACACCAGTCTTGTTCATCCCATCGGGGTTGCCCTTGGTCCTAGTCTCGGCAGTTGGCTGCAAATGAACTACAGTCACAGTTGGGTCTTCATCGTTGCCAGCAGTTTAGCCGCCCTTGGGTTCATGGCTGCCGCAGGGGTGCGGGTGGTGAATATCCCGCAGGACTCTGGAGTGTCTCGCCCAGAGAAAACCCTCTTCTGGCGGCTCTTGCTTTCAGAGCGGCTGCGGATTCCCAGCCTAGTGATGCTAAGTGTAGGGCTGACCTTTGGCACGATCGCCACCTTTATTCCGCTATTTATTGCTGCTGAGCGGCTCGACATTTCCGCAGGGCTGTTTTACTCCGTGGCGGCGATCGCCAGCTTCATTGGTCGTGTGGCTACGGGTTCTGCCTCCGATCGCTGGGGGCGGGGCATTTTCATCTCCGCCAGCCTTGCCTGCTACGTGGTCTCGATGGTGCTCCTTGCCCAAGCTCAAACCCCCTTGGAGATCCTCTGGGCGGCAATTCTTGAAGGTCTTGCCGGCGGTGTCCTGATTCCCATGGTCGCTGCCCTGATGGCGGATCGCTCCACGATTGATGAGCGCGGACGGGTTCTCAGCCTCAGTTTAGGGGGCTTTGATCTGGGGATGGCGTTGGCAGGGCCACTGCTGGGGGGGCTGATTGATCCTTTGGGCTATCGTCTGATCTTTCGCATGGCGGCCCTCTTTAGCCTCTTGGGGCTGACCTGCTTCTTGACGGCCAGTAGCAAAAGCCTGCCCGATTCCCTGCGCTTTGCCCTCGGCATGGGGCGCGATCGCTATGCCCTGTAG